One part of the Xylanimonas allomyrinae genome encodes these proteins:
- a CDS encoding thymidine phosphorylase, which translates to MSPEPFDAVDVIRTKRDKEHLSVGQIDWVIDAYTRGVVAEEQMSALAMAIFLNGMSRSELERWTQAMIDSGERLDYSGLGIPTADKHSTGGVGDKITLPLAPLVATFGVAVPQLSGRGLGHTGGTLDKLEAIPGWRATLSNDEVHAQLASVGAVICAAGPGLAPADKKLYALRDVTSTVESVPLIASSIMSKKIAEGTGALVLDVKVGSGAFMKDLDAARTLARAMVDLGTDAGVTTVALLTDMATPLGLTAGNALEVRESVEVLAGGGPADVVDLTVALAVEMLAAAGRPVEEPEVRAALADGRAMDVWRRMIIAQGGDPDAPLPTAAATEQVVAEADGVLARLDAYGVGVAAWRLGAGRARREDPVQLGAGVEIHAKPGDVVVQGQPILTLHTDTPERFARAHEALDGAWEVAPPGTAISRRPVVLDRIR; encoded by the coding sequence ATGAGCCCCGAACCGTTCGACGCCGTCGACGTCATCCGCACCAAGCGCGACAAGGAACACCTGTCCGTCGGGCAGATCGACTGGGTCATCGACGCCTACACGCGCGGCGTCGTCGCCGAGGAGCAGATGTCCGCGCTCGCAATGGCCATCTTCCTCAACGGCATGAGCCGCAGCGAGCTCGAACGCTGGACGCAGGCCATGATCGACTCGGGCGAGCGGCTCGACTACTCCGGGCTCGGCATCCCGACCGCCGACAAGCACTCCACGGGCGGCGTCGGCGACAAGATCACGCTGCCGCTCGCCCCGCTCGTCGCCACGTTCGGCGTCGCCGTCCCGCAGCTCTCCGGCCGAGGACTGGGGCACACGGGCGGCACGCTCGACAAGCTCGAGGCGATCCCGGGGTGGCGGGCGACGCTGAGCAACGACGAGGTGCACGCCCAGCTCGCCTCGGTCGGCGCCGTCATCTGCGCGGCCGGACCGGGTCTCGCCCCCGCCGACAAGAAGCTCTACGCGCTGCGCGACGTCACCTCGACCGTCGAGTCCGTCCCGCTCATCGCCAGCTCGATCATGAGCAAGAAGATCGCCGAGGGCACGGGTGCGCTCGTGCTCGACGTCAAGGTCGGCTCCGGCGCCTTCATGAAGGACCTGGACGCGGCACGCACCCTCGCACGCGCCATGGTCGACCTCGGCACCGACGCCGGCGTCACCACCGTGGCACTCCTCACCGACATGGCGACGCCCCTCGGCCTCACCGCCGGCAACGCGCTCGAGGTCCGCGAGTCGGTCGAGGTGCTCGCCGGCGGCGGCCCCGCCGACGTCGTCGACCTGACCGTGGCGCTCGCCGTCGAGATGCTCGCCGCGGCCGGGCGCCCCGTCGAGGAGCCCGAGGTGCGCGCGGCCCTCGCGGACGGCCGCGCGATGGACGTATGGCGGCGCATGATCATCGCCCAGGGAGGCGACCCCGACGCGCCCCTGCCGACGGCGGCCGCCACCGAGCAGGTCGTCGCGGAGGCCGACGGCGTGCTCGCGCGGCTCGACGCGTACGGCGTCGGCGTCGCCGCGTGGCGGCTCGGGGCCGGGCGCGCGCGCCGGGAGGACCCGGTGCAGCTCGGCGCGGGCGTCGAGATCCACGCCAAGCCCGGCGACGTCGTGGTTCAGGGACAGCCCATCCTCACCCTGCACACCGACACCCCCGAGCGGTTCGCGCGCGCGCACGAGGCGCTCGACGGCGCCTGGGAGGTGGCACCACCCGGGACCGCGATCAGCCGCCGCCCCGTCGTTCTCGACCGGATCCGCTGA
- a CDS encoding ABC transporter permease produces the protein MSAATATRPAPGAHRAAPLPPISWKLPIALTALGVVALVAFGILPTSGTTTTFRISTATDLFQIAPVSVGSVSTSLVLSLVALVLAGLAWWAAATRRHLGWWLPVLFGVLWIVAFLSWAGSGKTIPLTGLLSGALFLAVPLVFGSMSGILCERVGIINIAIEGQLLAGAFLAAVVASLTGSPYIGLIAAPVAGAIVGLLLVIFAVRYWVDQIIVGVVLNVLVVGVTNYLFSTVLTNDPTTWNRRTPLPVLPIPGLADIPILGPVLFRQTLLVYLMYVAVAVLHVYLFRSRWGLRLRAVGEHPKAADTVGIKVNRTRVKNAILGGAVAGLGGAFFTVAAGLAFGREMTGGKGYIALAAMILGRWNPLGALAAALLFGFSDNLQTVLGIVGTPIPSQVMLMTPYLVTIFAVAGLVGRVRAPASEGIPYKK, from the coding sequence ATGAGCGCCGCGACGGCGACCCGCCCGGCACCCGGCGCCCACCGCGCGGCCCCGCTCCCGCCGATCTCCTGGAAGCTGCCGATCGCGCTGACGGCGCTCGGCGTCGTCGCGCTCGTCGCCTTCGGCATCCTGCCCACGTCGGGCACCACGACGACGTTCCGCATCTCGACCGCGACCGACCTGTTCCAGATCGCCCCCGTCTCCGTGGGCTCGGTGTCGACGTCGCTCGTGCTCAGCCTCGTCGCGCTGGTCCTGGCCGGGCTTGCCTGGTGGGCCGCCGCCACGCGCCGCCACCTGGGCTGGTGGCTGCCCGTGCTGTTCGGCGTGCTGTGGATCGTGGCGTTCCTCAGCTGGGCCGGGTCGGGCAAGACCATCCCCCTGACCGGCCTGCTCTCCGGTGCGCTGTTCCTGGCGGTGCCGCTCGTCTTCGGTTCGATGTCCGGCATCCTGTGCGAGCGCGTCGGCATCATCAACATCGCGATCGAAGGCCAGCTCCTGGCCGGGGCGTTCCTCGCCGCCGTCGTCGCCTCGCTCACCGGAAGCCCCTACATCGGGCTGATCGCGGCCCCTGTCGCGGGCGCCATCGTCGGACTCCTGCTGGTGATCTTCGCGGTGCGGTACTGGGTCGACCAGATCATCGTCGGCGTCGTGCTCAACGTGCTCGTCGTCGGCGTGACCAACTACCTGTTCTCGACGGTGCTCACCAACGACCCCACGACGTGGAACCGGCGCACCCCGCTGCCCGTCCTGCCCATCCCCGGGCTCGCGGACATCCCGATCCTCGGCCCCGTCCTGTTCCGCCAGACGCTGCTCGTCTACCTCATGTACGTCGCCGTCGCGGTGCTGCACGTCTACCTCTTCCGCAGCCGGTGGGGCCTGCGGCTGCGCGCCGTGGGGGAGCACCCCAAGGCCGCCGACACCGTGGGCATCAAGGTCAACCGCACACGCGTCAAGAACGCGATCCTCGGCGGGGCCGTGGCCGGGCTGGGCGGGGCGTTCTTCACCGTCGCGGCCGGCCTGGCGTTCGGCCGCGAGATGACCGGCGGCAAGGGCTACATCGCCCTGGCCGCCATGATTCTCGGCCGGTGGAACCCGCTGGGCGCCCTCGCCGCCGCGCTGCTGTTCGGGTTCTCCGACAACCTCCAGACGGTGCTCGGCATCGTCGGGACGCCCATCCCCAGCCAGGTCATGCTCATGACGCCCTACCTCGTGACGATCTTCGCGGTCGCCGGGCTGGTCGGCCGGGTGCGGGCACCCGCGTCCGAGGGCATCCCGTACAAGAAGTGA
- a CDS encoding ABC transporter permease gives MSEATTPPGPATEPPAPAQTPATESRIDAASRSVLREMLESSWLVTVFAVVAALVLGAVLIAAADARVQESAGWLFARPTDFLRAIADAVGGAYSALFQGAVINFSGNGFARVIRPITETMTVATPLIFAGLGIGIGFRAGLFNIGAQGQIILGGVLGAYVGFTFDLPAGLHLLLAVLGAALGGAIWASIAGVLKATTGANEVIVTIMLNNVAIYLIGYLLTTTAFRRPGGANPISPQIPDSATYPLLLGRDFRLHLGFVLALLAALGVWWLMERSTLGLRFRAVGANPSAARTAGMSVPWVTVWVMAIAGGLAGLAGSAQVLGTERVLTSGVAASFGFDAITVALLGRSKPLGTVFAGLLFGGLRAGGFAMQIRTGTPIDIVLVVQSFIVLFIAAPPLVRAIFRLPTPGGSARTKKRAAKTTSLSAQEAGA, from the coding sequence GCGACCGAGAGCCGTATCGACGCCGCGAGCCGCAGCGTGCTGCGCGAGATGCTCGAGTCGAGCTGGCTCGTGACGGTGTTCGCCGTCGTGGCCGCGCTCGTGCTCGGCGCGGTCCTCATCGCTGCCGCCGACGCGCGCGTGCAGGAGTCGGCGGGCTGGCTGTTCGCGCGGCCCACGGACTTCCTCCGTGCGATCGCCGACGCCGTCGGCGGGGCCTACTCCGCGCTGTTCCAGGGTGCGGTCATCAACTTCTCGGGCAACGGGTTCGCCCGCGTGATCCGGCCGATCACCGAGACGATGACGGTCGCCACCCCGCTCATCTTCGCGGGCCTGGGCATCGGCATCGGCTTCCGGGCCGGCCTGTTCAACATCGGCGCGCAGGGCCAGATCATCCTCGGCGGCGTGCTCGGCGCGTACGTCGGCTTCACGTTCGACCTGCCCGCAGGCCTGCACCTGCTGCTCGCCGTGCTCGGCGCGGCGCTCGGCGGTGCGATCTGGGCGTCGATCGCGGGCGTCCTCAAGGCCACGACCGGGGCCAACGAGGTCATCGTCACGATCATGCTCAACAACGTGGCGATCTACCTCATCGGGTACCTGCTCACCACCACGGCGTTCCGGCGCCCCGGCGGAGCCAACCCGATCAGCCCGCAGATCCCGGACAGCGCCACCTACCCGCTCCTGCTCGGGCGCGACTTCCGGCTCCACCTCGGGTTCGTCCTCGCGCTGCTCGCCGCCCTGGGTGTGTGGTGGCTCATGGAGCGTTCGACGCTCGGCCTGCGGTTCCGTGCCGTGGGCGCCAACCCGAGCGCTGCCCGCACCGCGGGCATGTCCGTCCCGTGGGTGACCGTGTGGGTCATGGCCATCGCCGGCGGACTCGCCGGCCTGGCCGGATCGGCCCAGGTGCTCGGCACCGAACGCGTGCTGACGTCGGGCGTGGCCGCGAGCTTCGGGTTCGACGCCATCACGGTCGCGCTGCTCGGCCGCTCCAAGCCGCTCGGCACCGTGTTCGCGGGCCTGCTGTTCGGAGGCCTGCGGGCCGGCGGGTTCGCGATGCAGATCCGCACCGGCACCCCCATCGACATCGTGCTCGTCGTCCAGTCGTTCATCGTGCTGTTCATCGCGGCACCGCCGCTCGTGCGAGCCATCTTCCGGCTGCCCACCCCCGGAGGCTCCGCGCGCACCAAGAAGCGCGCGGCCAAGACCACGTCCCTCTCGGCGCAGGAGGCCGGCGCATGA
- a CDS encoding cytidine deaminase, which produces MTEFDAHGRATTGAAQIDWDALRGHARKAMTRAYAPYSGYAVGAAGLVDDGRVVVGCNVENAAYGVTLCAECGLVSQLVESGGGRLVAFACVDARGVAIMPCGRCRQLLWEHGGPTLLVDTPRGIEPMTQVLPQAFGPDDLDVVHHYLEGEQ; this is translated from the coding sequence ATGACCGAGTTCGACGCGCACGGTCGCGCAACGACCGGAGCGGCGCAGATCGACTGGGACGCGCTGCGCGGCCACGCCCGCAAGGCGATGACCCGCGCGTACGCGCCCTACTCGGGCTACGCCGTCGGGGCGGCCGGGCTGGTCGACGACGGTCGCGTCGTCGTCGGCTGCAACGTCGAGAACGCCGCCTACGGCGTGACGCTGTGCGCCGAGTGCGGGCTGGTCTCCCAGCTCGTCGAGAGCGGCGGGGGACGCCTCGTGGCGTTCGCGTGCGTCGACGCGCGCGGCGTCGCGATCATGCCGTGCGGGCGCTGCCGCCAGCTCCTGTGGGAGCACGGCGGGCCCACGCTGCTCGTCGACACCCCGCGCGGGATCGAGCCGATGACCCAGGTGCTGCCACAGGCGTTCGGCCCCGACGACCTCGACGTCGTGCACCACTACCTGGAAGGCGAGCAATGA